A genomic region of Leptospira mtsangambouensis contains the following coding sequences:
- a CDS encoding UDP-glucose dehydrogenase family protein, with protein sequence MKVCVVGTGYVGLVAGTCFAEYGNDVICIDKDEKKINDLKQGIIPIYEPGLSELVERNHKEGRLHFSTSLKDGVESSEFVFIAVGTPTSDNGSADLRFVFAVAEEVGKTMNGYKIIVDKSTVPVGTADQVKAIVAKNTKHPFDVVSNPEFLKEGAAIDDFMRPERVVIGAESEKAAKKMSELYSPFVLNGNPIITMSIRSAELTKYACNAFLATKISFVNEIANLCDALGANYDDVRKGMGTDSRIGRQFLYAGIGYGGSCFPKDVRALLRTAEEVNAPMHIIQSVEDVNEKQKTRLTDKIFEHFKSTDMKGKTFGIWGLAFKPGTDDMREAPSIPLIYELHKNGAKIQVFDPAAAETSKYYFDGKVEYKKDAYSALQGADAMLLLTEWREFREPDFNKIKSLLKAPLVFDGRNQYKPTLMNELGFTYYSIGNR encoded by the coding sequence ATGAAAGTTTGTGTGGTCGGAACCGGATATGTGGGCCTCGTAGCAGGTACCTGTTTTGCCGAGTATGGCAATGACGTCATTTGTATTGATAAAGATGAAAAGAAAATCAATGACCTAAAACAAGGGATCATTCCCATTTACGAACCTGGTCTCTCCGAACTTGTGGAACGAAACCACAAGGAAGGAAGGTTACATTTTTCCACTTCCTTGAAGGATGGAGTTGAGTCTTCGGAATTTGTATTCATCGCTGTTGGAACACCAACCTCTGATAACGGTTCTGCTGATTTGCGATTTGTTTTTGCTGTCGCAGAAGAAGTCGGTAAAACAATGAACGGATATAAAATCATTGTAGATAAATCAACGGTTCCTGTTGGAACTGCAGACCAAGTAAAAGCAATTGTTGCAAAAAACACAAAACACCCGTTTGATGTTGTGTCTAATCCAGAATTCTTAAAAGAAGGTGCTGCGATTGATGACTTTATGCGACCGGAAAGAGTTGTGATCGGTGCTGAATCAGAAAAAGCAGCGAAAAAAATGAGCGAATTGTATTCTCCATTTGTTCTTAACGGCAATCCAATCATTACAATGAGTATTCGTTCCGCAGAACTTACAAAATATGCATGTAACGCCTTCCTCGCCACAAAGATTTCATTCGTAAATGAGATTGCAAATTTATGTGATGCGTTAGGTGCAAACTATGATGATGTAAGAAAGGGAATGGGAACTGACTCAAGAATTGGACGTCAGTTTTTATACGCAGGGATTGGTTATGGTGGATCTTGTTTTCCTAAAGATGTGAGAGCCTTACTTCGAACCGCAGAAGAAGTAAATGCACCTATGCATATCATTCAGTCAGTGGAAGATGTAAACGAAAAACAAAAAACTCGTTTGACCGATAAAATTTTTGAACACTTTAAATCAACAGATATGAAAGGAAAAACGTTTGGTATTTGGGGATTGGCTTTTAAGCCAGGCACCGATGATATGCGAGAAGCACCTTCCATTCCTCTCATTTATGAATTACATAAAAATGGAGCAAAAATCCAAGTATTCGATCCAGCTGCTGCCGAAACATCAAAGTACTATTTTGATGGAAAAGTAGAATATAAAAAAGACGCATATTCTGCACTCCAAGGTGCTGATGCGATGCTTTTATTAACAGAATGGAGAGAATTTAGAGAACCTGATTTTAATAAAATAAAATCGCTTTTAAAAGCTCCTCTTGTATTTGATGGAAGAAACCAATACAAACCAACTCTTATGAATGAGTTGGGTTTTACTTATTATTCGATCGGTAACCGATAA
- a CDS encoding LIC_11959 family protein, translated as MNWRVFTSLLIFLLSFSGISIDAEDDGRYTGPISRSEKRILDGKSEFQKSGTFPLEWKLFFKGKQGDFVVFYDLNGDEIHYRYRRNKFDLDAEFFVKDLFPGNPYRVKGEWIGYYFYSVDERGRRSSLPTPKKLPAEPKEFTDRQSVPIFKLIEYIEVRTDDLLY; from the coding sequence ATGAATTGGAGAGTGTTCACTTCTTTACTGATTTTTCTTTTATCATTTTCGGGAATTTCTATTGATGCAGAAGATGACGGGCGTTATACGGGACCAATCTCCCGTTCCGAAAAAAGAATTTTGGATGGAAAATCAGAGTTCCAAAAATCGGGAACTTTTCCCTTAGAGTGGAAATTGTTTTTCAAGGGTAAACAAGGGGATTTTGTTGTTTTTTATGACTTAAACGGGGATGAAATTCATTACCGATACAGACGGAATAAATTCGATTTGGATGCTGAATTTTTTGTGAAGGATTTGTTTCCAGGAAATCCTTACCGAGTAAAAGGAGAATGGATCGGATATTATTTTTATTCAGTGGATGAAAGAGGGAGACGTTCTTCTCTGCCCACACCTAAAAAACTCCCAGCAGAACCAAAAGAATTTACCGACAGACAATCGGTTCCTATCTTTAAGCTTATTGAATATATAGAAGTTAGAACAGATGACCTTCTTTATTAA
- a CDS encoding glycogen/starch/alpha-glucan phosphorylase — protein sequence MVVNNPRLITLLSEEQKADLASMEKQFAHHLEYTIGKNRFNLKNEDIYKALGHTIRDFLIDRLNVTHERYRNENPKRVFYFSLEFLMGRTLMNALINLGLYETIQVMLRGIGFELTDVLEFETDAGLGNGGLGRLAACFLDSMATLNVPGFGYGIRYDYGIFNQIIANGSQLEMPDHWDADGVPYEVVRSDISFSVGFFGHTETRVSGKGKIQHDWVPDETVLASAHDYPIPGFNTSTVNYLRLWAAKSSEEFNLDYFNHGDYMKAVQDKSISENISKVLYPNDTTEQGKVLRLKQQYFMVCASLQDILTQFRESNQNLKELPNYIAIQLNDTHPSIGIAELMRIFLDNEEMDWEPAWEIVTKVFSYTNHTVLPEALETWRVELFEKLLPRHLEIIYEINHRFLSEVRNKGILSDEEIQRVSIIEEGNEKRIRMANLAVIGSYRVNGVAELHSELIKKTIFQAFTNVFPEKFNNKTNGITPRRWLLQSNPSLANLISKRIGNGFTTDLSKLRELESFVDEADFQNDWRMVKQTAKDELSKLIKSETGITIDPKSLIDVQIKRFHEYKRQLLNILRVIALYRRIKENPSREMTPRTVIFGGKAAPGYYMAKLIIKLINNVAWVINRDPDVAERLKVVFLPNYRVSLAEKIIPGSNLSEQISTAGTEASGTSNMKFMLNGALTIGTLDGANVEILEEVGPENIYIFGLHTEEVFRLKEAGYQPADYIRKNDELHRVLLMIRENFFSMGEPGIFGPIYDSLYYTDNYLLMADFDAYDMTQNLVARDYLDETTWTKKSILNVARSGKFSSDRTIREYAKEIWKVPLLDTVPPKTIYKLPQN from the coding sequence ATGGTTGTCAACAATCCTCGTTTAATTACCCTTTTATCAGAAGAACAAAAAGCCGACTTGGCTTCGATGGAAAAACAATTTGCCCACCATTTGGAATATACCATTGGTAAAAACAGATTTAATCTTAAAAACGAAGATATATACAAAGCACTCGGACATACCATCAGAGACTTTTTAATCGATCGTTTGAATGTCACTCACGAACGTTATCGTAATGAAAATCCCAAACGAGTGTTTTATTTTTCATTAGAATTTTTAATGGGCCGCACTCTCATGAATGCTCTCATCAATCTTGGGTTATACGAAACAATCCAAGTGATGCTTCGAGGGATTGGTTTTGAACTAACGGATGTTTTAGAATTTGAAACCGATGCAGGACTTGGTAACGGTGGACTTGGTCGGCTTGCCGCTTGTTTTTTAGATTCGATGGCCACTCTGAATGTCCCAGGGTTTGGGTATGGAATTCGATATGATTATGGAATTTTTAACCAAATCATTGCCAATGGAAGCCAATTGGAAATGCCCGACCACTGGGATGCAGACGGAGTTCCTTATGAAGTGGTAAGGTCAGATATTTCCTTTTCTGTTGGTTTTTTTGGTCATACAGAGACAAGGGTTTCGGGGAAAGGAAAAATCCAACATGATTGGGTTCCAGATGAAACGGTTCTTGCTTCCGCACATGATTATCCCATCCCTGGATTTAACACAAGTACGGTGAACTATTTAAGGCTTTGGGCCGCCAAATCTTCTGAAGAATTTAATTTGGATTATTTTAACCACGGTGATTATATGAAAGCCGTACAAGATAAATCCATTTCCGAAAATATTTCTAAAGTATTATACCCCAATGACACCACCGAACAAGGAAAGGTGCTAAGGCTCAAACAACAATACTTTATGGTTTGTGCTTCTCTCCAAGACATCTTAACTCAGTTTCGTGAATCGAACCAAAATCTGAAAGAACTTCCAAATTATATTGCCATCCAATTGAATGATACCCATCCAAGTATTGGGATTGCAGAGCTGATGCGAATTTTTCTCGATAATGAAGAGATGGATTGGGAGCCAGCTTGGGAGATCGTCACCAAAGTTTTTTCTTATACCAACCATACAGTTTTGCCAGAGGCTTTGGAAACATGGAGAGTTGAACTTTTTGAAAAACTTTTGCCGAGGCATTTAGAAATCATTTATGAAATCAACCACCGGTTTTTATCGGAAGTTCGAAACAAAGGGATTTTGTCCGATGAGGAAATCCAAAGAGTCAGCATCATTGAAGAAGGAAATGAAAAAAGGATTCGTATGGCAAACTTGGCTGTCATTGGATCTTATCGGGTCAATGGGGTTGCCGAACTTCATTCGGAACTCATCAAAAAAACCATTTTCCAGGCCTTTACAAATGTATTCCCTGAAAAATTTAATAACAAAACCAATGGGATCACCCCACGTCGTTGGTTACTCCAATCAAACCCAAGTTTGGCGAACCTGATCTCCAAACGAATTGGAAACGGATTTACCACTGATCTTTCGAAATTAAGAGAATTAGAATCCTTTGTAGATGAAGCCGATTTCCAAAATGATTGGCGAATGGTAAAACAAACTGCAAAAGATGAATTATCCAAACTCATCAAAAGTGAAACAGGAATCACCATCGATCCAAAATCACTCATTGATGTACAAATCAAACGGTTTCATGAATACAAACGCCAACTACTCAATATTTTGCGAGTGATTGCATTGTATAGACGGATCAAAGAAAATCCATCTCGTGAAATGACACCACGAACGGTGATTTTTGGTGGGAAGGCTGCCCCTGGTTATTATATGGCCAAACTCATCATCAAACTCATCAATAATGTAGCCTGGGTCATCAATCGTGATCCCGATGTGGCGGAAAGGTTAAAAGTGGTTTTTTTACCCAACTACCGTGTGAGTTTAGCAGAAAAAATCATTCCTGGTAGCAATCTTTCAGAACAAATTTCAACAGCAGGAACCGAAGCCTCTGGCACTAGTAACATGAAATTTATGTTAAACGGTGCATTGACCATTGGAACTTTAGATGGGGCCAACGTAGAAATTCTTGAGGAAGTGGGGCCTGAAAATATTTATATCTTCGGACTTCATACAGAAGAGGTGTTTCGTTTGAAAGAAGCCGGATACCAACCAGCTGATTACATACGCAAAAACGATGAACTGCACCGTGTGCTTCTTATGATCCGGGAGAATTTTTTCTCAATGGGTGAACCAGGAATTTTTGGACCCATTTATGATAGTTTGTATTATACTGACAATTATTTACTCATGGCTGATTTTGATGCTTATGATATGACCCAAAACCTGGTGGCGAGAGATTATTTGGACGAAACCACTTGGACTAAAAAATCCATTTTGAATGTGGCTAGGTCAGGGAAATTTTCTTCTGACAGGACCATTCGGGAGTATGCTAAGGAGATCTGGAAGGTCCCTCTCCTTGACACAGTTCCACCAAAAACTATCTACAAATTGCCACAAAACTGA
- a CDS encoding DUF192 domain-containing protein, translating to MKTRIGILFVLLSLSVCKQAESFPSQTNTPEVLFGSVADRVLKLEIANTPSTRATGLMYRTKLGEDEGMLFVFPRPDFLSFWMKNTLIPLSIGYFSEDMRLLESFDMKPNQTEEVYNARKPAMYALEVNQGWFAKHKIGKDAVLTLERKVSARD from the coding sequence ATGAAAACACGGATTGGAATTCTATTTGTTTTACTTAGTCTTTCTGTTTGTAAACAGGCAGAATCTTTTCCGTCACAAACCAATACTCCCGAGGTTCTTTTCGGGAGTGTGGCTGACCGTGTTTTGAAATTAGAAATTGCCAACACTCCTTCTACGAGAGCCACAGGGCTTATGTATCGTACGAAACTCGGAGAGGATGAAGGAATGCTTTTTGTTTTTCCTCGTCCCGATTTTTTAAGTTTTTGGATGAAGAACACCCTTATCCCTTTGTCGATTGGTTATTTTTCAGAAGATATGCGACTTTTAGAATCATTCGATATGAAACCCAACCAAACAGAAGAAGTTTATAATGCAAGAAAACCGGCAATGTATGCTTTGGAAGTCAATCAAGGTTGGTTCGCCAAACATAAAATCGGAAAAGATGCTGTCCTCACTTTGGAACGAAAGGTCTCTGCTCGCGATTAA
- a CDS encoding ABC transporter ATP-binding protein, whose amino-acid sequence MPSVVLENLTKDYHGFSRPWKRLLAGISFGYFGIDLNFTAIRSLNLRVGPGEILGIIGKNGAGKSTLLKLITGVISKDKGNLIVNGSVRALLELSVGFNPELSGEENVFYNGLVWGYKPSEIKELIDSIFEFAELKEFRNSPLKNYSSGMAMRLGFSLATAKRPDILIVDEALAVGDASFQQKCLKRIKEFSNLGSCILVVSHDLGLISYFCTRAILLDHGSLLFDGSPRLAIEEYMHVLAKKTEPSSIPNSESIQNILVSLRNDKGLDTSHHFLGATATLRIEFQTTKTISDATIGFHIDSEKGIRIFGTNSYHLGKRNLKIQELESTVVEFQFPIQFSDGKYSLGVSIHKGETHMEGSYFWAESILDFEVERGKIEKFVGLCHLPTEFQIQTVSKSE is encoded by the coding sequence ATGCCTTCTGTTGTTTTAGAAAATCTTACTAAGGACTATCATGGATTTTCAAGACCTTGGAAACGACTTTTAGCAGGAATCAGTTTTGGATACTTCGGCATAGATCTAAATTTTACCGCCATACGGTCGTTAAACCTTCGTGTTGGTCCTGGCGAAATCTTAGGAATCATTGGAAAAAATGGAGCAGGCAAATCAACACTCTTAAAATTGATTACGGGTGTTATCAGTAAGGATAAGGGAAATCTGATTGTGAATGGTTCGGTTCGTGCCCTCCTCGAACTCAGTGTTGGATTCAATCCAGAACTTTCTGGTGAAGAAAATGTATTCTACAACGGCCTTGTTTGGGGATATAAACCATCTGAGATCAAAGAACTAATCGATTCTATTTTTGAATTTGCTGAGTTGAAAGAGTTTCGAAATTCACCTTTAAAGAATTATAGTTCCGGTATGGCGATGCGTCTTGGTTTTAGTCTCGCAACTGCAAAACGCCCGGACATCTTAATTGTGGACGAAGCCTTAGCCGTTGGTGATGCAAGTTTCCAACAAAAATGTTTGAAACGAATCAAAGAGTTTTCTAATCTTGGGTCTTGTATTTTGGTTGTGAGCCATGATCTTGGACTCATCTCATATTTTTGTACAAGAGCAATCCTTCTAGACCATGGCAGTTTGTTGTTTGATGGAAGTCCAAGACTTGCCATCGAAGAATATATGCATGTCTTGGCCAAAAAAACAGAACCTTCCTCTATTCCAAATTCGGAATCGATCCAAAATATTTTGGTTTCTCTCCGAAATGATAAGGGCTTGGACACAAGCCACCACTTCCTGGGAGCCACAGCCACTCTACGAATAGAATTCCAAACAACAAAAACGATAAGCGATGCTACCATTGGATTCCATATCGATAGTGAAAAGGGGATCCGTATCTTTGGAACCAATTCATACCACTTGGGCAAACGAAATTTGAAGATCCAAGAGTTGGAATCTACTGTTGTCGAATTCCAATTCCCCATCCAATTCAGTGATGGAAAATACAGTTTGGGAGTTTCCATCCATAAAGGAGAGACCCATATGGAAGGTAGCTATTTTTGGGCTGAATCCATTTTGGACTTTGAGGTAGAACGAGGAAAAATCGAAAAATTCGTAGGCCTTTGCCATTTACCGACGGAATTCCAAATCCAAACCGTTTCCAAATCGGAATAG
- a CDS encoding PP2C family protein-serine/threonine phosphatase, with protein sequence MTRSFYLYFKEIFRKPTKSEWEILKLVEARYDKEYTFYIFITHIIVYSLLIAPPFSEIQMRILPYLLGVSIARLILLLQFYTKNIPIQRVIYISGFVGDGLVYVVFILGIHSFPSLGSFYLLNSYLMSFIFPILLYSTRLDPKGCILSAFYFSILHIVYIFNLPSAVSDQFSFFSKYFLILVYWGSATLGTVFVLNKRKDTTDMYNLSEERRFMLHELELAKKVQDALFPGNIKIPSLAFTYYRKSPNVIGGDFFDFVQLREGNVGVFLTDVAGHGISSAMVASIMKVLVSTIPYRFKTAPAKLMDYLDDRLAHDLNKYHASAIYLFFDFIEKKLTLGNAGHPYLILAHKGEDFQELETQGAILGFNIKIPPISEKTMPISPGDRFFIYTDGLIESTDPEGNSLGTEGLLALLNRHSQSSNIKELELSLLTELKTNYGLDSFSDDTMFLILEVEE encoded by the coding sequence TTGACACGTTCGTTTTATTTATACTTTAAAGAAATCTTTCGTAAACCTACTAAATCAGAATGGGAGATTTTAAAGTTAGTAGAAGCCCGCTATGATAAAGAATATACCTTTTATATCTTTATCACTCATATCATTGTTTATTCCTTATTAATTGCACCTCCGTTTTCCGAAATCCAAATGCGAATTTTGCCGTATCTTCTTGGTGTATCGATTGCCCGGCTGATTCTACTATTGCAGTTTTATACAAAGAATATTCCGATCCAAAGAGTCATTTACATCAGTGGGTTTGTAGGAGATGGTCTTGTATATGTTGTTTTTATCTTGGGAATACATTCCTTCCCATCCCTTGGAAGTTTTTATTTATTAAACTCCTATCTCATGTCTTTTATCTTTCCCATTCTTTTGTATAGCACAAGGCTCGATCCCAAGGGATGTATCCTGAGTGCTTTTTATTTTTCTATATTACATATTGTTTATATATTTAATTTACCTTCAGCTGTTTCTGATCAGTTTTCTTTTTTTAGTAAATACTTTTTGATTTTAGTGTATTGGGGGAGTGCGACTCTCGGAACTGTTTTTGTTTTAAACAAAAGAAAGGACACAACAGACATGTACAATCTTTCGGAAGAAAGAAGGTTTATGTTACACGAGTTAGAACTTGCAAAAAAAGTACAAGATGCACTTTTTCCTGGGAATATAAAAATTCCTAGTCTTGCTTTTACTTATTATCGAAAAAGTCCCAATGTCATCGGTGGTGACTTCTTTGATTTTGTACAACTCCGGGAAGGAAACGTTGGAGTTTTTTTAACCGATGTGGCAGGTCATGGAATTTCTTCTGCGATGGTTGCATCCATCATGAAGGTCCTTGTATCCACCATTCCTTATCGTTTTAAAACAGCACCAGCCAAACTCATGGATTATTTAGATGATCGTTTGGCTCATGACTTAAACAAATACCATGCCTCTGCCATTTATTTATTTTTCGATTTTATCGAAAAAAAATTAACTCTGGGAAATGCAGGGCATCCCTATTTGATTTTGGCACACAAAGGGGAAGACTTTCAGGAATTGGAAACCCAGGGTGCGATTCTTGGGTTCAATATTAAAATTCCACCGATTTCCGAAAAAACAATGCCCATTTCTCCAGGTGATCGTTTTTTTATTTATACGGATGGGCTCATTGAATCGACAGATCCAGAAGGAAATTCTTTGGGAACTGAAGGCCTACTGGCACTTCTCAATCGACACAGTCAAAGTTCAAATATCAAAGAACTGGAACTAAGTTTACTCACCGAATTAAAAACCAACTACGGACTCGATAGTTTTTCTGATGACACCATGTTTCTCATATTGGAAGTAGAAGAATAA
- a CDS encoding response regulator, producing MSKGYIICVDDEVSVLETLAEQLLARFGESHIIETASSAEEALSLIDEIISSNDIVELIVSDQVMPGMKGDRFLEQVHHRLPDAIKILLTGQAGLDSAIYAINNGGLSRYVEKPWNIEELSKDIKDLLDKFRQNLENQHLIQALNRRIIELESQQ from the coding sequence ATGAGTAAAGGTTATATTATATGTGTCGATGATGAAGTATCGGTATTGGAAACGCTTGCAGAACAACTTCTGGCTCGATTTGGCGAATCCCATATCATCGAGACTGCCAGTAGTGCGGAAGAAGCACTTTCCCTCATCGACGAAATCATCAGTAGCAACGACATCGTGGAGTTGATTGTTTCTGACCAAGTGATGCCTGGAATGAAAGGAGATCGATTTTTGGAACAGGTGCACCACCGCCTTCCAGATGCGATCAAAATCCTACTGACAGGTCAGGCGGGACTTGATTCGGCCATCTATGCCATTAATAACGGGGGACTTAGTCGGTATGTCGAAAAACCTTGGAACATTGAAGAACTCTCCAAAGACATCAAAGACCTACTCGATAAGTTCAGACAAAACTTGGAAAACCAACATCTCATCCAAGCCCTCAACCGTCGCATCATCGAATTGGAATCTCAGCAGTAA
- a CDS encoding LIC12298 family protein, which translates to MIVRSIQQPAYNRHKDQGLAGQGPKKGFSQNQTGKTFEEYLLEAFQGEVVQNGEWVSPSLSTLGQKNLKRM; encoded by the coding sequence ATGATCGTTCGATCCATCCAACAACCCGCTTACAACCGCCACAAGGACCAAGGCCTCGCAGGCCAGGGCCCGAAAAAGGGATTTTCCCAGAACCAAACTGGGAAGACCTTTGAAGAGTATTTACTGGAAGCTTTCCAAGGGGAAGTGGTTCAAAATGGAGAATGGGTATCCCCATCTCTCTCCACTCTTGGCCAAAAGAACCTGAAAAGGATGTAG
- a CDS encoding ABC transporter permease, with product MEKVSILWALVRRDYALQYAGSFLGISWMFLQNLVLISLYALVFLVLNLKTPSTQEDFTAYLLTGLLYWIPIQELLVRGTGILTDNRSLLKRSSLGIDLFLWIPYVQFLIHSLVTSIPVFLYLAYSGKLNLSGIFFGYTILVFAGLYLMLLLHYLSRLNILLKDISPLIRLVSQLIFWGIPVLYYPTGYLKEWNRFNPFTIPLDIFRTSVIPGYTPQFDWIQILPFLFFFLLVYLLAKRKFQSVILDHL from the coding sequence ATGGAGAAAGTTTCCATACTTTGGGCTCTCGTTCGACGAGACTACGCACTGCAGTATGCAGGATCCTTTTTAGGAATCTCCTGGATGTTTTTGCAGAACCTAGTACTCATTAGTTTGTACGCACTGGTTTTTTTGGTGCTCAACTTAAAAACTCCCTCTACACAAGAAGATTTCACTGCTTATCTTTTAACAGGACTCCTCTATTGGATCCCCATCCAAGAACTTTTGGTTCGTGGTACAGGGATTCTCACTGATAACAGAAGTTTACTCAAACGTTCCAGTCTTGGAATCGATTTGTTTTTATGGATTCCTTATGTTCAGTTTCTCATCCATAGTTTAGTCACTTCCATTCCTGTATTTTTATATCTGGCTTATTCTGGTAAATTAAACCTGTCTGGAATTTTTTTTGGATATACCATTCTTGTTTTTGCTGGGTTGTATTTGATGTTACTTCTCCATTATCTTTCAAGGTTAAATATTTTGTTAAAAGATATATCACCTCTTATCCGTTTGGTGAGTCAGTTGATATTCTGGGGAATCCCTGTTTTATATTATCCTACTGGGTATTTAAAAGAATGGAATCGTTTTAATCCCTTTACGATTCCTTTGGATATCTTTCGCACTTCTGTCATTCCAGGTTACACTCCACAATTTGATTGGATTCAAATTTTACCTTTTCTCTTCTTTTTCCTTCTCGTTTATTTACTTGCGAAACGTAAATTTCAGTCGGTCATTTTGGACCATCTTTGA
- a CDS encoding enoyl-CoA hydratase-related protein produces MSFLDIQIKSNFALVTIKRPEALNALNDVVITQIGEMVEELESNPAVRGFILTGEGKAFVAGADIAKMKEFNVREGQAFSELGQTVFRKMELSNLISIAAINGFCLGGGMELAMACDIRYAVASAKLGLPEVTLGLLPGFGGSQRLPRLIGVGRATELILSGDMISADEGFRLGLINKVVEPSELLNESEKTLSTILSRGPNAIKAAKTAIRQGLETNMDRGLDWEKQLFGGRFADEETKEGLSAFLEKRKPNFKG; encoded by the coding sequence TTGTCTTTTTTAGATATCCAAATTAAATCCAATTTTGCTCTTGTCACCATCAAAAGGCCTGAGGCCTTAAATGCACTGAACGACGTAGTGATCACTCAGATCGGTGAGATGGTGGAAGAATTGGAATCCAATCCAGCCGTTAGAGGTTTCATTTTGACTGGGGAAGGAAAAGCTTTTGTTGCTGGGGCAGACATTGCTAAAATGAAAGAGTTCAACGTTCGGGAAGGACAGGCTTTTTCAGAACTTGGACAAACTGTTTTTAGAAAAATGGAGTTATCAAACCTCATCTCTATTGCTGCTATCAATGGATTTTGTTTGGGCGGAGGAATGGAATTGGCTATGGCATGTGATATCCGTTATGCGGTAGCCTCGGCCAAATTAGGTTTACCCGAAGTGACACTTGGTTTACTTCCAGGATTTGGTGGGTCCCAAAGACTACCTAGACTCATTGGAGTGGGAAGAGCCACCGAACTGATTTTATCTGGGGATATGATTTCTGCAGATGAAGGATTTAGACTCGGCCTGATCAATAAGGTTGTCGAACCTTCCGAGTTATTAAACGAATCTGAAAAAACTCTTTCTACTATTCTTTCGCGTGGACCTAACGCGATCAAGGCGGCAAAAACTGCCATTCGCCAAGGTTTAGAAACCAATATGGATCGCGGATTGGATTGGGAAAAACAACTTTTTGGTGGAAGGTTTGCCGACGAAGAAACGAAAGAAGGTCTTTCCGCTTTCCTCGAAAAAAGAAAACCAAACTTCAAAGGTTAA
- a CDS encoding HEAT repeat domain-containing protein: protein MIFLSLPSVWGKEKDLSPEQIAKKKEVLSKMVRYGTSQERKQALGELTRFPKENAGELYTLVGEQLKTEKDMGMKIVLLKTIGDLDLKENKDTIIGLFEDSNEDVAKQAVTSAKKMKLAEATSPLLEKVKKEDFTKNSNSLSLYISALGELPEGKTAAPFLETKFREKFNNADMRGQIALYFGSVLYSDAESALMEVAFDEIQPTTLRCYSMNTLGKLKSETAKPKLYELLDSLKKTAGKLDAKKAQSLKIYAIGALVTMGDKEVFQELNEFARDDDSMVRLRAIEFMGNLKDPKALELLEYKRDRDPSPKVQKAAKKAIDQINGKETVPDEEKPPEEKSEEEPK, encoded by the coding sequence TTGATCTTTCTTTCTCTTCCTTCGGTTTGGGGGAAAGAGAAAGATCTCAGTCCAGAACAAATCGCCAAAAAAAAAGAAGTTCTTTCCAAAATGGTTCGTTATGGAACCAGCCAGGAAAGAAAACAAGCATTAGGTGAACTGACTCGTTTTCCCAAAGAAAATGCAGGTGAACTTTATACCTTAGTTGGTGAACAATTAAAAACAGAAAAAGATATGGGGATGAAAATTGTTCTCTTAAAAACCATTGGTGACTTGGATTTAAAAGAAAACAAAGACACCATCATTGGTTTGTTTGAAGATTCCAATGAAGATGTTGCCAAACAAGCTGTTACTTCTGCCAAAAAAATGAAATTAGCAGAAGCAACAAGTCCCTTACTCGAAAAAGTAAAAAAGGAAGATTTTACAAAAAATTCCAATTCACTGAGCCTATACATCAGTGCACTTGGTGAATTGCCAGAGGGAAAAACCGCTGCTCCTTTTTTGGAAACCAAGTTTCGTGAAAAATTTAATAACGCCGATATGCGTGGTCAGATTGCTTTGTATTTTGGATCCGTACTTTATTCTGATGCAGAATCTGCTCTAATGGAAGTTGCATTTGATGAAATCCAACCTACCACTTTGCGATGTTATTCGATGAATACATTGGGGAAATTAAAATCAGAGACAGCAAAACCAAAGTTATACGAACTACTTGACTCTCTTAAAAAAACAGCAGGTAAGTTGGATGCCAAAAAGGCCCAATCCTTAAAAATTTATGCGATTGGCGCTCTTGTGACGATGGGTGACAAAGAAGTATTTCAGGAACTAAATGAATTTGCTCGTGATGATGATAGTATGGTGAGACTGCGGGCCATCGAGTTTATGGGAAATCTGAAAGATCCCAAAGCTTTAGAGTTATTGGAATACAAAAGGGACCGGGACCCAAGCCCGAAAGTGCAGAAGGCTGCCAAAAAAGCCATCGATCAAATCAACGGGAAAGAAACCGTTCCCGATGAAGAAAAACCACCGGAAGAAAAATCGGAAGAAGAACCCAAATGA